Proteins from a single region of Streptomyces sp. HUAS 15-9:
- a CDS encoding DegV family protein, translating to MSRHVAIVTDSTAYLPPRTMERHGITAVPLTVVIGDQALEEGTEISTRSLAQALQKRRPVTTSRPGPQVFAETYRSVAESGASGIVSLHLSAELSGTYDAAVVAAREAPVPVRVVDTGMVAMALGFCALAAAEAAEAGGTVDEAVTAAEKRAAGTSAYFYVDTLDYLRRGGRIGAAQALLGSALAVKPLLQLDGGRIELLEKVRTASKAIARLEEIVADRAGTAEVDIAVHHLAAPDRASALADRLRTRVSGLADLHVSEVGAVIGAHTGPGLLGAVVSPR from the coding sequence ATGTCCCGCCATGTCGCGATCGTCACCGATTCAACGGCCTACCTGCCGCCGCGGACGATGGAGCGCCACGGCATCACCGCGGTGCCCCTGACGGTGGTCATCGGTGACCAGGCGCTCGAAGAGGGCACCGAGATCTCGACCCGCTCCCTCGCCCAGGCACTGCAGAAGAGGCGCCCGGTCACCACCTCCCGCCCCGGCCCACAGGTGTTCGCGGAGACCTACCGCAGCGTCGCCGAGTCCGGGGCCAGTGGCATCGTCTCGCTCCACCTCTCCGCCGAGTTGTCGGGCACCTACGACGCGGCGGTCGTCGCCGCGCGCGAGGCACCGGTGCCGGTGCGGGTGGTGGACACCGGGATGGTCGCGATGGCGCTCGGCTTCTGCGCGCTCGCCGCCGCCGAGGCGGCCGAGGCGGGCGGCACCGTGGACGAGGCTGTCACGGCCGCGGAGAAGCGGGCCGCAGGTACCTCCGCGTACTTCTACGTCGACACGCTCGACTATCTGCGCCGCGGCGGCCGCATCGGCGCCGCCCAGGCCCTGCTGGGCTCCGCGCTCGCCGTGAAACCACTGCTGCAACTGGACGGCGGCCGCATCGAACTCCTCGAAAAGGTGCGTACGGCATCGAAGGCGATCGCCCGGCTGGAGGAGATCGTGGCCGACCGGGCCGGCACCGCCGAGGTCGACATCGCCGTCCATCATCTCGCCGCCCCCGACCGGGCGTCGGCCCTCGCCGACCGGCTGCGGACCCGGGTGTCCGGACTGGCCGACCTGCATGTGAGCGAGGTCGGGGCGGTGATCGGGGCGCACACGGGCCCCGGACTGCTGGGCGCCGTCGTCTCCCCGCGATGA
- a CDS encoding ComEC/Rec2 family competence protein, whose product MAEALAAAAAAQAVCAPVVAVLSARVSLVAVPCNLLAEAAVAPATVLGFAALGSAPVAIPVAKALAWCASWPAGWIAGVARAGAALPGAGVDWPGSWPGALMLAVATVVLVCVGRRLLRHLWWCAVCGALLLLVVVRPAPLTRVITGWPPPGWRFAMCDVGQGDATVLAAGEGTGVVVDAGPDPALVDDCLRELGITRIPLVVLTHFHADHVTGLPGVLRGRAVGAIETTGFEEPADQAEFVRREAARRHIRLTHAVAGEEGRTGGLSWQVLWPPPSSAVPDPDGPNDASVAMLVRSAGLRMLLLGDLEPPSQQALLRSPTAAELGGVDVLKVAHHGSAYQDPDLIRLAAPRLALISCGADNPKGRDFQLYHKVPGQSGESTSGRVSSAPELARPSGQLPA is encoded by the coding sequence TTGGCCGAGGCGCTGGCGGCGGCCGCCGCGGCGCAGGCCGTGTGCGCGCCGGTGGTCGCCGTGCTGTCGGCGCGGGTGAGCCTGGTGGCGGTGCCCTGCAATCTGCTCGCCGAGGCGGCGGTCGCACCGGCCACGGTGCTCGGGTTCGCGGCGCTCGGGTCGGCACCGGTGGCGATACCGGTGGCCAAGGCGCTGGCGTGGTGCGCGAGTTGGCCTGCCGGATGGATCGCCGGGGTGGCCCGGGCCGGGGCCGCGCTGCCGGGCGCGGGAGTGGACTGGCCGGGCAGCTGGCCGGGGGCGCTGATGCTCGCCGTGGCCACGGTGGTCCTGGTGTGTGTCGGCCGACGGCTGCTGCGGCACCTGTGGTGGTGCGCCGTGTGCGGGGCTCTGCTTCTGCTCGTGGTGGTGCGGCCGGCACCGCTGACCCGGGTGATCACGGGCTGGCCGCCACCGGGCTGGCGGTTCGCGATGTGCGACGTGGGACAGGGGGACGCGACGGTGCTGGCGGCGGGGGAGGGCACGGGGGTGGTCGTGGACGCCGGACCCGATCCGGCGCTGGTCGACGACTGTCTGCGGGAGCTCGGCATCACCCGGATCCCGCTCGTGGTGCTGACCCACTTCCACGCGGATCACGTCACGGGACTGCCCGGTGTGCTGCGGGGGCGTGCGGTGGGCGCGATCGAGACGACCGGCTTCGAGGAGCCCGCGGACCAGGCCGAGTTCGTACGCAGGGAGGCGGCGCGGCGGCACATTCGGCTCACCCATGCCGTCGCCGGGGAGGAGGGGCGCACCGGTGGGCTGTCCTGGCAGGTGCTGTGGCCGCCGCCGAGCTCGGCGGTCCCTGATCCGGACGGCCCCAACGACGCGAGCGTGGCGATGCTCGTGCGCTCGGCCGGGCTGCGGATGCTCCTTCTCGGGGACCTCGAACCCCCGTCCCAGCAGGCGCTGTTGAGATCGCCGACGGCAGCCGAGCTGGGCGGTGTGGATGTGCTCAAGGTCGCCCATCACGGTTCGGCCTACCAGGATCCGGACCTGATACGTCTGGCGGCCCCGCGGCTGGCGCTGATCTCGTGCGGTGCGGACAACCCAAAGGGTCGTGACTTCCAGTTATACCACAAAGTCCCTGGTCAGAGCGGCGAATCGACGTCGGGAAGGGTGTCGTCAGCGCCCGAACTCGCGCGCCCGAGCGGGCAGTTACCGGCATAG
- a CDS encoding ComEC/Rec2 family competence protein translates to MSQVSGDRSSTGRVDVHAASGKRLGAAHPRQEGPTDLRLVPPALAAWATAALTLDTPPARIAALVAACLITACLLLASGRRGRPGGRRHTDDRAAPLPAPTRAWSAWVRPLSRTASAAVLLCVAAAAVSAGLHGADLRRGPVPVLARQYATVTAEVELGSDPWLSRPRVRGDHVAPLAVLIHAEVRSVEETDGTAVTTRTPVLMIVDGDVPPPESAARTASARPQGRSAWLGLLPTTRLRVSARLAPVMTSGDRTAAVLRVTARQVPEIVAGPSGPQRLAGRLRAGLREATDGLSADARALLPGLVVGDTSRITPELDEAFKETDLAHTLAVSGSNLTILLALLLGPPGLAQRVERRGIAPRLGISLRATALLAAALTTGFVVVCRPDPSVLRAAACGSVALLALATGRRRSLVPALATAILLLVLYDPWLARSYGFLLSVLATGSLLVLAPGWSAALRRRRVPGSWPRRWRRPPRRRPCARRWSPCCRRG, encoded by the coding sequence ATGAGCCAGGTGTCCGGCGACCGCAGCAGTACCGGCCGGGTGGATGTGCACGCCGCCTCAGGAAAACGGCTGGGCGCCGCGCACCCGCGGCAGGAAGGCCCGACGGACCTGCGCCTGGTACCGCCCGCGCTCGCGGCCTGGGCGACGGCGGCGCTGACGCTCGACACGCCGCCCGCCCGGATCGCCGCCCTCGTGGCCGCATGCCTGATCACAGCGTGCCTCCTCCTGGCGTCGGGAAGACGCGGACGACCGGGCGGACGACGCCACACGGACGACCGGGCGGCTCCCCTGCCCGCACCGACGAGGGCATGGTCCGCCTGGGTGCGGCCCCTGTCGCGTACCGCGTCGGCCGCCGTATTGCTCTGCGTCGCTGCGGCCGCCGTCTCCGCTGGGCTGCATGGAGCGGATCTGCGTCGCGGGCCCGTGCCCGTGCTGGCCCGGCAGTACGCCACTGTGACCGCCGAGGTCGAACTCGGCTCCGATCCCTGGCTGAGCAGGCCCCGGGTGAGAGGGGATCACGTGGCTCCGCTTGCCGTCCTGATCCACGCGGAGGTGCGGAGCGTCGAGGAGACCGACGGGACGGCCGTGACGACGCGGACACCGGTGCTGATGATCGTCGACGGCGATGTCCCCCCACCGGAGTCGGCGGCCCGAACCGCCTCGGCCCGGCCCCAGGGGCGTTCGGCCTGGCTCGGGCTGTTGCCCACGACCCGGCTGCGGGTGAGCGCGCGGCTGGCGCCCGTGATGACGAGCGGGGACCGGACCGCGGCCGTGCTGCGGGTCACAGCGCGGCAGGTGCCGGAGATCGTGGCGGGGCCGAGCGGGCCGCAGCGGCTGGCGGGACGGTTGCGGGCCGGGCTGCGCGAGGCCACCGACGGGCTGTCGGCGGATGCCCGTGCGCTGCTTCCGGGGCTGGTCGTCGGGGACACCTCACGGATCACGCCCGAGCTGGACGAGGCGTTCAAGGAGACGGACCTGGCGCACACGCTCGCTGTCTCCGGCAGCAACCTCACGATCCTGCTCGCCCTGCTCCTCGGACCGCCCGGCCTGGCCCAGCGCGTGGAGCGCCGCGGGATCGCCCCGCGCCTCGGCATCTCGCTGCGGGCCACCGCGCTCCTCGCGGCGGCGCTCACGACCGGGTTCGTCGTCGTGTGCCGGCCGGACCCGAGCGTGCTGCGGGCCGCGGCCTGCGGATCGGTGGCGCTGCTCGCCCTGGCGACGGGACGCCGCAGATCGCTGGTCCCGGCGCTGGCGACGGCCATCCTGCTGCTGGTGCTGTACGACCCGTGGCTGGCCCGTAGTTACGGGTTCCTGCTCTCGGTGCTGGCCACCGGCTCGCTGCTGGTGCTCGCGCCGGGCTGGAGCGCGGCGCTGCGGCGGCGCCGGGTGCCCGGGAGTTGGCCGAGGCGCTGGCGGCGGCCGCCGCGGCGCAGGCCGTGTGCGCGCCGGTGGTCGCCGTGCTGTCGGCGCGGGTGA
- a CDS encoding ComEA family DNA-binding protein, whose protein sequence is MALRSRTRISSATSGPGRAPASDGRTRHRRSPARHDTHPRARHRSAPAEELRRRAELLFGERAVQWRESGNAPPGRGVCADTVRVTGTAPGLSPVQKASPVQVNPVHRVSRDEDGTVLPDTDTDTDTDTDTDTDADAERAVPDWRERAGLALRERMPMWLQVRCGLERRGVVALAVLLVVAAVFAVQHFWAGRTQSVSAPQVVRAEAPYRKEDKSEGDGQAGQGGRSGSGGTDGDTGGGAPGAAGTDIVVDVSGKVRDPGIQRLPAGSRVADALRAAGGVRPGTSTEGLNRARFLVDGEQVVVGGPAPAPGPGTGGVTGSGPAGSTSVAQGPSAPVSLNTATTDQLDTLPGVGPVLAQHIVDYRTQHGGFRSVDELRQVNGIGDRRFADLRNLVRP, encoded by the coding sequence ATGGCACTTCGATCACGCACCCGCATCTCGTCCGCGACCAGCGGCCCGGGCCGCGCTCCCGCCTCCGACGGCCGCACCCGCCACCGCCGTTCACCGGCCCGCCACGACACCCACCCCCGAGCCCGGCACCGCTCGGCACCGGCGGAGGAACTGCGCCGCCGCGCGGAACTGCTCTTCGGCGAACGCGCCGTGCAGTGGCGGGAGTCGGGGAACGCGCCGCCGGGGCGGGGGGTGTGCGCGGACACGGTGAGGGTGACGGGTACGGCGCCGGGGTTGAGCCCGGTGCAAAAGGCGAGCCCGGTGCAGGTGAACCCGGTGCACAGGGTGAGCCGGGACGAGGACGGCACCGTTCTGCCCGACACCGACACCGACACCGACACCGACACCGACACCGACACCGACGCTGACGCCGAACGCGCGGTGCCGGACTGGAGGGAGCGTGCCGGGCTCGCCCTGCGTGAGCGGATGCCGATGTGGCTGCAGGTCAGGTGCGGCCTGGAACGGCGGGGCGTGGTCGCGCTCGCGGTGCTCCTGGTCGTCGCCGCGGTGTTCGCCGTGCAGCACTTCTGGGCCGGCCGTACCCAGTCCGTCAGCGCGCCCCAGGTGGTACGGGCGGAGGCTCCGTACCGGAAGGAGGACAAGAGCGAGGGGGACGGGCAGGCCGGGCAGGGCGGGAGGTCCGGGTCCGGGGGTACCGATGGGGACACCGGCGGCGGCGCTCCGGGGGCCGCCGGGACGGACATCGTGGTGGACGTCAGCGGCAAGGTCCGCGACCCGGGGATCCAGCGCCTGCCCGCCGGTTCACGGGTGGCCGACGCGCTGCGGGCGGCGGGCGGAGTGCGCCCCGGCACCAGCACCGAGGGCCTCAACCGCGCGCGTTTCCTCGTGGACGGCGAGCAGGTCGTCGTCGGCGGTCCCGCACCGGCTCCGGGGCCCGGGACGGGCGGCGTCACCGGCTCCGGACCGGCCGGCTCCACGTCGGTCGCGCAAGGACCCTCGGCCCCGGTCTCCCTCAACACGGCCACCACGGACCAACTCGACACCCTGCCCGGCGTCGGCCCCGTGCTCGCCCAGCACATCGTGGACTACCGCACCCAGCACGGCGGCTTCCGCTCGGTCGACGAACTGCGCCAGGTCAACGGCATCGGCGACCGACGCTTCGCCGATCTGCGGAATCTGGTGCGGCCATGA